One window of the Lysobacter sp. S4-A87 genome contains the following:
- a CDS encoding tautomerase family protein, protein MAILTIDLRTGRTDEQKRAFAAALLDVVSEATGEPRENIHLILHENPGINFVENAKHLPEFGSASTKPSGGTEHAADPVPSIEEVIARTETAPDGGPC, encoded by the coding sequence ATGGCCATCCTCACAATCGACCTGCGCACCGGGCGGACGGACGAACAGAAGCGGGCATTCGCGGCGGCGCTGCTCGACGTGGTGAGCGAAGCCACGGGCGAGCCGCGCGAGAACATCCACCTGATCCTGCATGAGAACCCCGGCATCAACTTCGTCGAGAACGCGAAGCACCTCCCGGAGTTCGGCAGTGCGTCCACGAAACCCTCAGGAGGCACTGAACATGCCGCTGATCCAGTGCCATCTATCGAAGAAGTTATCGCCCGAACGGAAACAGCGCCTGATGGCGGGCCTTGTTGA
- a CDS encoding HAMP domain-containing sensor histidine kinase: protein MLVSSESREIIEMRQLAIVAHELRNPLSAAWCAVRMLGRASHGVAEIDHALPLIDQQLGYIARIVDDLVDVASVTSGKFTLQKKNVDLSDLLRGAVNACCQRVDIGGREFNLQVAKSPIQVNADPLRLMQVFANLLDNAVKYCSPCGRIGVTIERNRDEAVVTVEDDGVGISVDVLPRIFDMFMQGDTPTITSSRGLGVGLAVAKQVIEGHGGHIEARSAGVGAGSRFIVRLPLESMMRALIDELKD from the coding sequence ATGCTCGTTTCAAGCGAATCACGCGAGATAATTGAGATGAGACAACTCGCCATCGTGGCCCATGAGTTGCGCAATCCACTTTCCGCGGCGTGGTGCGCCGTTCGCATGCTAGGGCGTGCCAGTCATGGCGTGGCCGAGATTGACCACGCCTTGCCGCTGATCGATCAGCAGCTCGGATACATCGCGCGAATCGTTGACGATCTGGTGGATGTCGCGAGCGTAACGTCTGGAAAGTTCACGCTGCAAAAGAAGAATGTGGATCTTTCTGATTTGCTGCGTGGGGCCGTCAACGCGTGCTGCCAGCGAGTTGATATTGGAGGACGGGAGTTCAATTTGCAGGTGGCGAAAAGCCCTATCCAGGTGAATGCAGATCCGTTGCGACTGATGCAGGTATTCGCTAATTTGCTTGACAACGCCGTCAAATACTGCAGCCCCTGTGGTCGGATCGGCGTCACGATAGAGCGAAATCGCGACGAAGCTGTCGTCACTGTCGAGGATGATGGCGTCGGCATCAGCGTTGACGTGCTGCCCCGCATATTCGATATGTTCATGCAAGGCGATACGCCCACGATCACCAGTTCGCGAGGGCTTGGCGTGGGACTGGCGGTTGCGAAACAAGTCATCGAGGGTCATGGCGGGCACATCGAGGCACGCAGTGCTGGCGTCGGAGCTGGAAGTCGCTTCATCGTGCGACTTCCGCTGGAGAGCATGATGCGCGCGCTCATAGACGAACTAAAGGATTGA
- a CDS encoding IS110 family transposase → MRIGVDLAKNVFQVHGVDRQERPAWCRRLSRDRWLQAVKEAAPAGCEIGMESCGGAHHWARQLQARGFRVKLIAPQFVKPYVKSNKNDANDAEAICEAMSRPSMRFVSVKSVEQQDIQAAHRIRAGLVEQRTAKANQIRGLVAEYGLGAPKELLSLRRAIPCWLEDADNGLSDRFRHLLDGLWHDVRALDDRVAELDADIGAIAKSDPDAVRLQQLRGVGPMIATALVAAVGDAKQFANGRQLSASLGLTPRQHSSGGKERLLGISKRGDAYLRSLLVHGARAMLRTAKGKEDRLSRWVCRLAERSHPNVACVALANKTARMAWAMLRHGTNYQPDLAAA, encoded by the coding sequence ATGCGCATTGGGGTCGACTTGGCCAAGAACGTGTTCCAGGTGCACGGCGTGGATCGCCAGGAACGACCAGCATGGTGCAGGCGGCTGTCTCGAGACCGCTGGCTGCAGGCGGTGAAAGAGGCGGCGCCGGCCGGATGCGAAATCGGAATGGAGAGCTGCGGCGGCGCCCATCACTGGGCTCGGCAACTGCAGGCCCGCGGATTCCGCGTGAAGCTGATCGCTCCGCAGTTCGTGAAGCCTTATGTGAAGAGCAACAAGAACGACGCCAACGACGCGGAAGCGATATGCGAGGCAATGAGCCGACCCAGCATGCGCTTCGTGTCGGTGAAGTCGGTGGAGCAACAGGATATTCAGGCCGCTCACCGCATTCGTGCAGGCTTGGTGGAGCAGCGCACGGCCAAGGCCAACCAGATCCGCGGGTTGGTAGCGGAGTACGGACTGGGCGCTCCCAAGGAACTGTTGTCCCTGCGTCGCGCGATTCCCTGCTGGCTGGAAGATGCTGATAACGGCCTTAGCGATCGTTTCCGTCATCTGCTCGATGGGCTGTGGCACGACGTACGCGCTTTGGATGACCGCGTCGCCGAACTCGACGCAGACATCGGCGCCATTGCCAAAAGCGATCCGGATGCTGTGCGGCTCCAACAACTTCGTGGCGTCGGGCCGATGATCGCCACGGCATTGGTGGCCGCAGTGGGTGACGCCAAGCAGTTTGCCAATGGCCGCCAGCTGTCGGCGTCGTTGGGCCTGACGCCCCGTCAGCATAGTTCGGGTGGAAAAGAGCGCCTTCTTGGCATCAGCAAACGCGGCGATGCCTATCTACGGTCCTTGTTGGTGCATGGTGCGCGGGCGATGCTGCGAACGGCTAAGGGCAAAGAGGACCGACTTAGTAGATGGGTCTGCCGACTGGCAGAACGGTCACATCCCAACGTGGCCTGCGTGGCCTTGGCCAACAAGACCGCGCGCATGGCCTGGGCCATGCTGCGCCACGGCACCAACTATCAACCGGACCTTGCTGCCGCCTGA
- a CDS encoding DsbA family oxidoreductase gives MNNFSKVTVVTGASQGVGGPRGGEVMRRKLHLQVVIDLICPWCFIGKRSLDQALVRLAAQGVDIEIDWLPYLLNPDLPDDGMDRKQFRSKRFGWETALAMDARAVEAGKRVGANFDYGRQTRTSNTVTAHALVRLASEEGGAGQQERLVDALFVAYFEQGQDIGDHAVLARIAHAVGLREGAVQRAISGLDTVRGLAADVLETGLTGVPSYLVGGNLLWSGSQDVEGYVQRLLRAADVLAGS, from the coding sequence ATGAACAATTTCAGCAAAGTCACCGTTGTCACCGGCGCTTCCCAGGGCGTCGGCGGACCCCGCGGAGGCGAAGTGATGCGTCGCAAGCTGCATTTGCAGGTCGTGATCGACTTGATCTGCCCCTGGTGCTTCATCGGGAAGCGCAGCCTCGACCAGGCGCTGGTGCGTCTGGCCGCGCAGGGCGTGGACATCGAAATTGATTGGCTGCCGTACCTGCTCAATCCGGATCTGCCCGACGATGGCATGGATCGGAAGCAGTTCCGATCCAAACGCTTCGGCTGGGAAACCGCGCTCGCGATGGACGCGCGCGCAGTCGAAGCCGGCAAGCGCGTGGGTGCGAATTTCGACTACGGGAGGCAGACCCGCACGTCCAACACCGTTACCGCCCATGCGCTGGTGCGCCTTGCGAGCGAGGAGGGCGGGGCTGGGCAGCAGGAGCGTCTCGTCGATGCGCTCTTTGTCGCTTACTTCGAGCAGGGCCAGGACATCGGCGATCACGCAGTGCTCGCACGCATCGCGCATGCGGTTGGCCTGCGCGAGGGAGCGGTGCAACGTGCAATCTCGGGCCTTGACACGGTGCGCGGACTCGCGGCGGACGTACTTGAGACCGGGTTGACCGGCGTACCCAGCTACCTCGTCGGCGGGAATCTGCTTTGGAGCGGCTCGCAGGACGTGGAGGGCTACGTGCAGCGCCTGCTTCGCGCCGCGGACGTGCTGGCGGGTTCTTAA
- a CDS encoding antibiotic biosynthesis monooxygenase family protein → MIVFINVFQVDPPNQQRLVDILTKVTGEIVSKAPGFVSSTLHRSTDGSKVTMYAKWASLADYEAMRQDPAPRPFLEEALSFATFAPGMYEVVGEFRSKTTDGKSRSPPL, encoded by the coding sequence GTGATTGTCTTCATCAATGTCTTCCAAGTCGATCCGCCCAATCAACAGCGATTGGTCGATATATTGACCAAGGTCACCGGCGAGATCGTCAGCAAAGCGCCTGGGTTCGTTTCGTCGACCCTTCATCGCAGCACAGACGGCAGCAAGGTCACCATGTACGCTAAATGGGCCAGCCTCGCTGACTATGAGGCCATGCGCCAAGACCCAGCCCCACGCCCATTTCTCGAGGAAGCCCTGTCATTCGCTACATTTGCTCCCGGCATGTATGAGGTTGTTGGCGAGTTCCGTTCGAAAACGACGGATGGAAAATCCAGGTCCCCTCCGCTTTGA
- a CDS encoding cytochrome P460 family protein, giving the protein MKRTSKALIAGATALIVVVGTAFSAQDKYTLKSAGGIAFADFRGYEDWAVVSSARTDEVLKVIVANPAMIKAYKAGVPKNGQSFPEGSKIVKLQWKPKKSSEAPFAVDVPDVFTQAFVMEKDSKRFPKTGGWGYALFNYDAPSDKFVVDPSPVDCGQACHVKVKTKDYIFHPYQKR; this is encoded by the coding sequence ATGAAGCGCACGAGCAAGGCATTGATCGCGGGCGCCACCGCGCTGATCGTTGTAGTCGGAACCGCATTCTCCGCGCAGGACAAATACACGCTGAAATCCGCGGGTGGCATCGCCTTCGCTGATTTTCGCGGCTACGAAGACTGGGCGGTCGTGTCGTCGGCCCGGACCGACGAGGTGCTCAAAGTGATCGTCGCCAACCCGGCCATGATCAAGGCCTACAAGGCGGGCGTGCCGAAGAACGGCCAGTCATTCCCGGAAGGTTCGAAGATCGTGAAACTGCAGTGGAAGCCGAAGAAGAGCAGCGAGGCGCCATTCGCCGTGGACGTGCCCGATGTGTTCACGCAGGCGTTTGTGATGGAGAAGGACAGCAAGCGGTTCCCGAAGACCGGCGGATGGGGTTATGCGCTCTTCAACTACGACGCGCCATCCGACAAGTTTGTGGTCGATCCGAGTCCCGTCGACTGCGGGCAAGCGTGCCACGTGAAAGTGAAAACCAAGGACTACATCTTCCACCCCTACCAGAAACGTTGA
- a CDS encoding DUF6130 family protein: MNRYARMLAASAIATMIAPDAFSQTARSLVVPYENEPPPKLTIEPPLPGPLAKGVAFIPYRVENLRILPVGGASARQLSPRVGHIHVTVDDLPWQWADYGQSDTIILVNLPRGEHKVLIEAVDPEGGLLTSQSIKFTAPGK; encoded by the coding sequence ATGAACAGGTACGCCAGAATGCTCGCCGCATCTGCCATTGCCACGATGATTGCGCCCGACGCATTTTCGCAAACGGCTCGGTCGCTAGTCGTTCCTTATGAGAACGAGCCTCCACCGAAGCTGACCATCGAACCGCCCCTGCCCGGGCCGCTCGCCAAAGGCGTTGCGTTCATCCCGTACCGCGTCGAGAACCTGCGCATCCTTCCGGTCGGCGGAGCGTCGGCGCGTCAACTGTCGCCACGCGTTGGGCACATCCACGTAACCGTCGACGACCTGCCTTGGCAATGGGCGGATTACGGTCAGAGCGACACCATCATCCTGGTCAATCTGCCTCGCGGGGAGCACAAGGTCCTGATCGAGGCGGTAGATCCGGAAGGGGGCCTGCTCACCTCGCAGAGCATCAAATTCACAGCACCCGGCAAGTGA
- a CDS encoding LysR substrate-binding domain-containing protein — MDRFEAMKTFIAAIDEGSLAGASRKTGRSAAAVSRAVAFLEGRVGVPLLHRSTRSIKLSEAGERYATAARRVLAELEEAERQAAGERSVPRGTLTITSTVYAGVEVLRPIVDAFMDEHPTVQVRMQLVERAVNLIDEGMDLALRITHLADSSLVAHAVGDVRRVVVAAPRYLAMHPRIDEIADLTKHDIITTAHMGMESWSFTPADDGSQIPRTLSFTPRLVVNNVHAAIASVVEGHGIARVLSYHVAPQLEQDALRIILAHAEPKPIPVHLVSPQGRLAVPKVRAFVDFALPRLRAAFGRLRP, encoded by the coding sequence ATGGACCGCTTCGAGGCCATGAAGACCTTCATTGCTGCGATCGACGAGGGCAGTCTCGCCGGCGCGAGCCGCAAGACCGGGCGCTCCGCGGCGGCGGTGAGCCGCGCCGTCGCGTTCCTGGAGGGGCGTGTCGGCGTCCCGCTGCTGCACCGCTCCACGCGCTCGATCAAGTTGAGCGAGGCGGGTGAGCGCTACGCCACCGCGGCACGCCGTGTTCTGGCCGAACTCGAAGAGGCCGAACGCCAGGCCGCGGGCGAACGGTCCGTGCCGCGCGGCACGCTGACGATAACTTCGACCGTGTACGCGGGCGTGGAGGTGTTGCGTCCCATCGTCGATGCCTTCATGGACGAGCATCCGACCGTGCAGGTACGGATGCAGCTGGTCGAGCGCGCGGTCAACCTGATAGACGAAGGCATGGATCTCGCGCTGCGCATCACGCATCTGGCCGATTCCAGCCTGGTTGCGCATGCCGTTGGAGATGTACGCCGCGTAGTCGTCGCCGCCCCGCGCTATCTGGCCATGCACCCGCGCATCGACGAAATCGCAGACTTGACCAAACACGACATCATCACCACGGCGCACATGGGCATGGAGTCATGGAGCTTCACGCCCGCCGATGACGGCTCGCAGATCCCGCGCACGTTGTCGTTCACGCCGCGTCTGGTGGTGAACAACGTTCACGCCGCGATCGCTTCCGTGGTCGAAGGCCATGGCATCGCGCGCGTACTGTCGTACCACGTCGCGCCGCAACTCGAACAGGACGCGTTGCGCATCATCCTCGCGCATGCCGAGCCCAAGCCCATCCCGGTTCACCTGGTCTCGCCGCAGGGACGGCTCGCCGTGCCGAAGGTGCGGGCATTCGTCGATTTCGCCCTGCCGAGGCTACGGGCCGCCTTCGGGCGCCTGCGCCCGTAG
- a CDS encoding alpha/beta hydrolase, which produces MSCSETTSYQTMMVDGVRIFYREAGQANPSTIVLLHGFPSSSRQFDVLIPLLAPYYHVVAPDYPGFGHSDSPPPSSYEYTFDHLSESVDRFLEMKGIDRCTFYLHDYGGPVGFRVILARPQRVQAIVVQNANAYEEGLGAKWAAIREYWRDPESHPEVVDAFLSRESTEQRHTLGTSYRERYNPDAWTDESAHLSKPGQREIQGLLLYDYRTNVASYPVWQAWLRKQQPSALVIWGKNDPSFIAAGADAYKRDLPGGEFHLLDAGHFALDEKVDEVSLLMLSFLDRHVK; this is translated from the coding sequence GTGTCCTGTTCGGAAACCACCAGCTATCAGACCATGATGGTCGATGGAGTCCGCATCTTCTATCGCGAGGCCGGGCAGGCGAATCCATCGACGATTGTGCTCTTGCACGGGTTTCCTTCTTCTTCCCGTCAGTTCGACGTCCTTATCCCGCTATTGGCGCCCTACTATCATGTGGTAGCGCCGGACTATCCTGGCTTCGGCCATAGTGATTCGCCGCCTCCCTCTTCGTACGAGTACACGTTTGACCATCTCTCGGAGTCGGTCGATCGTTTTCTCGAGATGAAAGGAATCGATCGGTGCACCTTTTATCTGCACGACTATGGCGGCCCGGTCGGGTTCCGCGTGATCCTGGCGCGACCGCAACGGGTGCAGGCGATTGTTGTCCAGAATGCCAACGCCTACGAAGAGGGTCTTGGAGCGAAATGGGCGGCCATCCGCGAGTACTGGAGAGACCCTGAGAGCCATCCCGAAGTGGTTGACGCGTTCCTTTCGCGGGAGAGCACAGAGCAGCGTCACACGCTCGGCACCTCTTACCGGGAGCGGTACAACCCGGATGCATGGACCGACGAGTCCGCGCACCTGTCGAAGCCGGGCCAACGGGAGATCCAAGGCCTTCTTCTCTACGACTACCGTACGAACGTTGCGTCCTACCCCGTCTGGCAGGCATGGCTGCGCAAGCAGCAGCCAAGTGCCTTGGTGATATGGGGAAAGAATGATCCATCGTTCATCGCAGCGGGTGCGGACGCATACAAACGGGACCTGCCGGGGGGAGAGTTTCACCTGTTGGACGCAGGACACTTCGCGCTCGATGAGAAGGTCGACGAGGTCTCCTTGCTTATGCTGTCCTTCCTGGATAGGCACGTGAAGTAG
- a CDS encoding enoyl-CoA hydratase/isomerase family protein: protein MHKQIEITQPATGYWHATFHNPPINLIDLDTIDELSRLVATLEQDVDVKVIVFHSLDPDFFLAHYDVLSDRERSASMPDGPTGMRPWLDVLARISRAPVVSIAAIRGRARGAGSEFALACDMRFASREKAVLGQFEVGVGAVPGGNPMARLAGLMGRGRALEVVLGADDFPGDLAERYGYVNRAVPDAELDTFVDAFARRIASFDRQSLVEAKRFVDEVSLPDDSLFPPALEQFYRSIARPGTMTRVTRLLESGLQTRSEMELELGRNVAAEAPKR, encoded by the coding sequence GTGCACAAGCAGATCGAGATCACGCAGCCCGCCACGGGCTACTGGCACGCGACGTTCCATAATCCGCCGATCAACCTGATCGACCTGGACACCATCGACGAGCTTTCGCGCCTGGTCGCCACCTTGGAGCAGGACGTCGACGTGAAGGTGATTGTGTTCCACAGCCTCGATCCGGATTTCTTCCTCGCCCATTACGACGTATTGAGCGATCGCGAGCGTTCAGCATCGATGCCCGACGGCCCGACAGGCATGCGACCCTGGCTCGACGTGCTGGCACGCATTAGCCGGGCACCAGTGGTGTCGATCGCGGCCATACGGGGGCGCGCGCGCGGCGCAGGGAGCGAATTCGCCCTCGCGTGCGACATGCGCTTCGCCAGTCGCGAGAAGGCGGTGCTGGGGCAGTTCGAGGTGGGCGTCGGTGCCGTGCCCGGAGGTAATCCGATGGCCCGCCTGGCGGGTCTAATGGGCCGCGGGCGCGCCCTGGAAGTCGTGCTCGGTGCGGACGATTTCCCCGGTGACCTCGCCGAACGATACGGCTACGTCAATCGCGCGGTACCCGACGCCGAGTTAGATACGTTCGTGGATGCATTCGCCCGCCGCATCGCGAGCTTCGACAGGCAATCGCTGGTCGAGGCGAAGCGCTTCGTCGACGAAGTCTCGCTGCCCGACGACTCGCTATTTCCGCCGGCGCTGGAACAGTTCTATCGCTCGATCGCGAGGCCCGGCACCATGACTCGCGTGACGCGACTGCTCGAGTCGGGACTCCAGACGCGTTCCGAAATGGAGTTGGAGCTCGGGCGCAACGTCGCGGCTGAAGCCCCGAAGCGTTAG
- a CDS encoding MBL fold metallo-hydrolase, with amino-acid sequence MPSIRSTRVVSLIAVAALAACTRQEPAPLTAEAATPAQGATTSTSTSASASDSAPGTPARVPYAEMPQLAPIGVRIDKHLDVPESARGPAIDPAKGYRLQDLGDGLYMVTDNAYQSMFLVYDKGVVVIDTPPTFSSHIPAAIAEVTKNPVTHVVYSHSHKDHIGGTRALGGKPVIIAQEETLRLLKRDNDPDRPLPTVTFKDAYTLEVGGKKLDLSYHGNGHEPGNIFISAPKQKVLMVVDVVFPGWMPWRRFAVAQDVFGSIAQVDKINSMEWDTLVGGHVARTGTHADVQQQAEFYKDLRDAAGKALSTTKPGEGVNPKDMDNPWAIFDDYIDRVVIQCVNSVTPKWQPRLAGYDVYIWDQCYAMEQALRID; translated from the coding sequence ATGCCCAGCATCCGTTCCACTCGAGTCGTTTCTCTGATCGCCGTTGCCGCTCTGGCGGCCTGCACACGCCAGGAGCCCGCGCCGCTGACGGCCGAGGCCGCCACACCTGCGCAGGGCGCCACTACGTCCACGTCCACGTCCGCCTCCGCCTCCGATTCGGCACCGGGCACGCCCGCTCGGGTTCCGTACGCAGAGATGCCGCAACTCGCCCCCATTGGCGTTCGGATCGACAAGCACCTGGACGTGCCCGAGTCCGCCCGGGGGCCCGCCATCGATCCGGCCAAGGGATATCGCTTGCAGGACCTCGGCGACGGCCTGTACATGGTCACCGACAACGCATACCAGTCGATGTTCCTGGTCTACGACAAAGGGGTGGTGGTCATCGATACTCCGCCCACGTTCTCGTCGCATATTCCCGCCGCCATCGCGGAGGTGACGAAGAATCCCGTCACGCACGTCGTCTACAGCCACTCCCACAAGGATCACATCGGCGGCACGCGGGCGCTGGGCGGCAAGCCGGTCATCATTGCGCAGGAAGAAACCCTGCGGCTGCTCAAACGCGACAACGACCCCGACCGCCCGCTGCCTACGGTAACGTTCAAGGATGCCTACACGCTGGAAGTAGGCGGGAAGAAGCTGGACCTGTCTTACCATGGCAACGGCCACGAGCCGGGCAACATCTTCATCAGCGCACCGAAGCAGAAGGTACTGATGGTCGTGGACGTGGTGTTCCCGGGCTGGATGCCGTGGCGTCGTTTTGCCGTTGCCCAGGACGTCTTCGGCTCCATCGCTCAGGTCGACAAGATCAACTCGATGGAATGGGACACCCTCGTCGGCGGTCACGTCGCGCGAACCGGCACCCATGCCGATGTGCAACAGCAGGCCGAGTTCTACAAGGATCTGCGTGACGCGGCGGGCAAGGCGTTGTCGACGACCAAGCCGGGCGAGGGTGTCAACCCCAAGGACATGGACAACCCGTGGGCGATTTTCGACGACTACATCGATCGCGTCGTCATCCAGTGCGTCAACTCTGTCACGCCGAAGTGGCAGCCGCGGCTGGCTGGCTACGACGTCTACATCTGGGACCAGTGCTATGCGATGGAGCAGGCACTGCGCATCGACTAG